The genomic stretch CTGCCACTGCCAACCCTTCCGGCGTGGAGTGGGACTGAGCGAAGAGCGTGACTTCATGGGCGAAGTCACGTCCGTTCAATGTGCTAATTTCGCGGGGTTCCCCGTGAGAACCGGTGAGCGTGATGATCCCTGAGGTGCGCTCGTGCAACCTTGCCATGGAACGTAGCAGCGTGGATTTTCCGCTGCCGTTGGGTCCAATGAGCGCGGTGACCTGCCCCGGGGATAACCGGAAGGAGGCGCCGTCGACCACCGTGTTTTTGCCGTAGCGCAGCACCACCTCGTGGGCGTGCATACTTCCGGCCTCAGCGGTAGCTGCGCCTAGCATGCGTACCGGACGGACTGAATACGTCCGATATTCCTAATTATTTTCACTTAGGTAAGTCTAAGTTAAGTACTCGGTGTCAGCAATCGATGACTTCTGACAGTAGATCAGGTTTTTCGGTCACCTATTTCTTGCGCTACTGATAAATGCGCCAGGCGTGGAGCCCATGGTGCGACGAAAAGCGTCGATAAACGTACTTGGCTGCGCATAACCTAATAGGTCAGATACGTCCTGGACTCCTTCACCGTTGGCCAGAAGCTCCAAGGCACGGTGAATTTTGGCCGATTGGCGCCACTGTGCAAAGGACAAGCCCGTGGCTTCGCGGTAGGCGCGGGTGATGGTGCGTGCGCTGATCCCAGCATCCGCGGCCCATTGCTCAAGGGATCGATTATCCGCGGGGTCGGCCAATAACTGGTCAGCGATGTCACTGATCCGCGGGTCATCGGGCCGGCGCAGGGCCATTTGTTGAGCTGAAGGTTTGAGTACGTCGAAAACCACAGCCTCCGCACGTGCTCTGGCTTCTGGGCTTAGTTCTCGACCGGACAGATAGATCAACAACGACTCAAGCAACGGTTCCATATTGATCACCGTTGACGCTTTGAACGGCGTGGAGGTGCGTTCAGGGGCAAAGAAGGCACTAAAAAGTTTTATTTGAGCGGTCAGCCGTCCGCCATGCAGCATATTGGCTGGAATCCACAGACCATAACCTTCGGAGACGGTAAAAATGTGCCCCTCAATTTGCGCGGTTAGCGTCCCATCATGTGCCCACAAGAGCTCATGGGCTAGGTGCGAATGCGGCTCCCACTCTGTGGAGACCTCAATGTCATGCGCTTCACTTAAAATCACAAACGAAGAGGTCGCATT from Paeniglutamicibacter sp. Y32M11 encodes the following:
- a CDS encoding AraC family transcriptional regulator, whose product is MAQATELPSNATSSFVILSEAHDIEVSTEWEPHSHLAHELLWAHDGTLTAQIEGHIFTVSEGYGLWIPANMLHGGRLTAQIKLFSAFFAPERTSTPFKASTVINMEPLLESLLIYLSGRELSPEARARAEAVVFDVLKPSAQQMALRRPDDPRISDIADQLLADPADNRSLEQWAADAGISARTITRAYREATGLSFAQWRQSAKIHRALELLANGEGVQDVSDLLGYAQPSTFIDAFRRTMGSTPGAFISSARNR